One region of Bactrocera neohumeralis isolate Rockhampton chromosome 5, APGP_CSIRO_Bneo_wtdbg2-racon-allhic-juicebox.fasta_v2, whole genome shotgun sequence genomic DNA includes:
- the LOC126759708 gene encoding 5-demethoxyubiquinone hydroxylase, mitochondrial, translating into MLRLSNISNNSWRLIQCRPILQQSKQKVATEHGSQQKPETTTTLRKRPTQLTDEIIRVDHAGELGADRIYAGQMAVLGKGPMGKTIAHMWEQEKEHRRKFEKLIQEHRVRPTVMVPIWNVAGFMLGAGTALLGEKAAMACTVAVETVIVEHYNEQLRQIMASPKPDKELLDTITKFRDEEQEHHDTGIDCGAEQAPFYKAITEVIKIGCKTAIAISKRI; encoded by the exons ATGTTGCGCCTCTCGAATATATCAAACAACAGTTGGCGCCTCATACAATGCCGACCGATACTGCAACAGTCCAAACAAAAGGTGGCGACAGAGCATGGAAGCCAACAAAAACCTGAAACCACTACGACGCTACGAAAGCGGCCTACTCAACTAACAGATGAGATCATACGTGTTGATCATGCTGGTGAATTGGGTGCCGATCGTATTTATGCCGGACAAATGGCGGTTTTGGGTAAGGGACCGATGGGCAAGACTATTGCGCACATGTGGGAACAGGAGAAGGAGCATCGTAGAAAATTCGAAAAACTCATACAAGAGCACAGAGTGCGACCCACCGTTATGGTGCCGATATGGAATGTAGCTGGGTTTATGTTGGGAGCGG GCACTGCATTGCTGGGTGAGAAAGCTGCCATGGCATGCACTGTTGCTGTGGAAACAGTCATCGTGGAGCATTACAATGAACAATTGCGACAAATTATGGCGTCCCCTAAGCCGGATAAG GAACTCTTGGATACAATAACAAAGTTCCGTGATGAGGAACAAGAGCACCATGATACGGGTATTGACTGCGGCGCTGAACAGGCAcctttttataaagcaattaCGGAAGTTATCAAAATCGGCTGCAAGACAGCTATTGCTATTTCGaaacgtatttaa
- the LOC126759710 gene encoding RNA-binding motif protein, X-linked 2 codes for MNAMTNVKNVLKLSATDLKGGKKSWHDMYKDSAWIFVGGLPYTLTEGDIICVFSQYGEIVNINLIRDKSSGKSKGFCFICYEDQRSTILAVDNLNGIKLLGRTIRVDHVADYKPPKENEKMDEETLRLYIEGCAPKAVVQKKER; via the coding sequence ATGAATGCTATGACAAATGTGAAGAATGTACTTAAGCTCAGTGCAACTGATTTAAAAGGTGGCAAGAAATCATGGCATGATATGTATAAGGATTCAGCATGGATATTTGTTGGTGGTTTACCTTACACCTTAACAGAAGGCGATATAATCTGTGTTTTTTCACAGTATGGCGAAattgttaatattaatttgataAGGGATAAAAGTAGTGGAAAGTCAAAAGGTTTTTGCTTTATCTGTTACGAAGACCAACGTTCCACTATCTTGGCAGTTGATAATTTAAATGGTATTAAACTACTTGGGCGTACAATACGCGTGGATCACGTGGCCGATTATAAACCACCAAAGGAGAATGAGAAAATGGACGAGGAGACACTTAGATTGTATATAGAGGGTTGTGCACCAAAAGCAGTGGTGCAAAAAAAGGAACgataa
- the LOC126759711 gene encoding UPF0184 protein CG14818 produces MEKSADQSSNKVYEMTPKNIDDPVDANSASKADESDLQEVEDVNESLDELTRALDFFEQRTDDIIAQLRVLLDSNREIRQQIAQDKEKETIAALAATNISSKTENDDADENTNVGD; encoded by the exons ATGGAAAAGTCAGCTGACCAAAGCAGCAACAAAGTATACGAAATGACTCCTAAAAACATCGACGATCCCGTGGACGCCAACTCCGCTTCAAAAGCAGACGAATCTGATCTGCAAG AGGTTGAGGATGTGAACGAGAGCCTCGACGAACTAACTCGTGCACTCGATTTTTTTGAACAGCGCACCGACGATATTATTGCACAGCTAAGAGTGCTGCTAGACTCTAATCGTGAGATACGTCAACAAATAGCACAGGACAAGGAAAAAGAAACAATTGCGGCTTTGGCAGCTACAAATATCAGTAGCAAAACAGAAAACGACGATGCTGATGAAAATACCAATGTCGGAGATTAA